From the genome of Vibrio navarrensis, one region includes:
- a CDS encoding regulatory protein ToxS yields MRTRMKIKIASLLLVASTLFSAWLYWGSDLKVEQILSANEWQSNMVTVINDELNPDGTVGPLRKVTVTSNVKYLPNGNYIRVAMLKLFSHESSQEVTISISESGQWDVSDNYLLVTPKEFKDISSSKNQDFSEAQLKVITKVFKMDAQQSRRIDIVNEKTLLLTSLNHGSTVLFSN; encoded by the coding sequence ATGAGGACGCGCATGAAAATTAAAATCGCCTCTCTACTTTTGGTGGCTTCAACGCTCTTCAGTGCTTGGCTTTACTGGGGAAGTGATCTGAAGGTCGAACAGATCCTCTCCGCCAATGAGTGGCAGTCCAATATGGTCACAGTGATCAATGATGAGCTCAACCCCGATGGCACGGTTGGCCCTTTACGCAAGGTGACTGTCACATCAAATGTGAAATATTTGCCAAATGGCAACTACATTCGCGTTGCGATGCTCAAGCTGTTTTCACATGAATCTTCTCAAGAAGTCACCATCAGCATTTCCGAATCGGGGCAATGGGATGTGAGCGATAATTACTTGCTGGTCACGCCGAAAGAGTTTAAAGACATCTCATCGTCTAAAAACCAAGATTTCTCAGAAGCACAACTGAAAGTGATCACCAAAGTGTTCAAAATGGACGCGCAGCAAAGCCGGAGAATTGACATCGTCAACGAAAAAACGCTGCTTTTAACCAGCCTGAATCACGGCTCAACCGTGCTATTCTCGAACTAA